The genomic interval CGCGTCATCTACATCATGACCCACGACTCCATCGGTCTGGGTGAGGATGGCCCTACCCATCAGCCGGTCGAGCAGGTCAATAGCCTTCGCCTGGTGCCCAATCTGCATGTCTGGCGCCCGGCCGATGCCGTGGAGACGGCCACCGCCTGGGAGATTTCGGTTAAGCAGGAGCGTACCCCGAGTCTTCTGGCGCTCAGCCGGCAGAATCTCGCGCCCCTCCCCCACAGCGACGCCACCATCGCCGGCGCCCGGCGCGGTGGTTACGTGCTCAAAGACGCCGAGGGTGGGGAGCCGGCGGGCATCCTCATCGCGACGGGCTCCGAGGTGGAGCTGGCTCTGGCGGCCCAGGCGCGTCTGGCCGAGCGGGGAGTGGCGGTGCGGGTGGTATCCATGCCCTGCGTCGAGCTCTTCGATGCCCAGGACGCCAACTATCGCGAATCCGTTCTGCCCAGCAAGGTAACCCGTCGCCTGGCCATCGAGGCCGGTACCACGGCGCTCTGGTACAAGTACGTGGGTCTTCAGGGAGCGGTCATCGGCATCGACCGCTTTGGTGCCTCCGCGCCGGCGCCCGTGATCTTCGAAAAATTGGGTTTCACCGTGGATCACATCGTCGACACGTTCCAGGGACTGTGAGGCGGACACGCACCCATCTTCCAACAGATTTCTATTGTCCAGTTCTTCAAGGAGTGACACATGGCATTGCGGATTGGTATCAACGGATACGGGCGGATCGGTCGCAATATTCTGCGGGCGGTCTATGAAGCCGAGCGGCAGAACGAGATTCAGATCGTCGCCATCAACGATCTCGGCAGCCCGGAGACCAATGCCCATCTGACCCAGTACGACTCGGTACACGGCCGCTTTCCCTTCCCCGTCAGCGTCGAGGGGCAGGAGATGTTGGTGGGCAAGGATCGCGTGCGGGTTCTGGCGGAGCGGGATCCGAGCAAGCTGCCCTGGGGTGACCTGGGGGTGGACGTGGTGCTGGAGTGCACCGGCATCTTCACCACCCGCGAAAAGGCGTCGCTGCACATCCAGGGTGGCGCCAAGAAGGTCCTGATCTCCGCCCCGGCCAAGGATCCGGTGGACCTTACCGTAGTTTACGGCGTCAATCACCACCTCCTGGATCCCGCCAAGCACCAGATCGTGTCCAATGGTTCCTGCACCACCAACTGCCTGGCGCCGTTGGCAAAGACCCTCAACGATCTGACGCCCATCGTTGGCGGGACCATGAACACCATTCACTCCATGACCAACGATCAGCGTATCATCGACGTCTACCACAGTGACCTGCGCCGGGCTCGGGCGGCGAGCATGAGCATGATCCCCACCAGCACCGGTGCCGCCAAGGCCATTGGCTTGGTGCTGCCGGAGCTGGAGGGCAAGCTGGACGGTTTCGCCATCCGCGTGCCCACCACCAACGTCTCCATCGTCGATCTCACCTGTCTGGTGGAGCGGGAAGTCTCCGTCGCCGACATCCATGCGGCCATGAAGGCGGCCTCGGAAGGCGCGCTGAAAGGTGTCTTTGCCTACAACGACAAGCCCTTGGTATCCATCGACTTCAACCACAGCCCCGCCAGCTCCACCTACGAGTCCTCCCTCACCAAGGTCAAGGGCAAGCTGGTGAAGGTCTGCTCCTGGTACGACAACGAGTGGGGCTTCTCCAACCGCATGATCGACACGGCCCTGGCCATGATGGGCGTCAAGCGCTGAGGAGTTGCTCATGAACGTGCTGCGGATGACGGATCTGGACCTCAAGGGCAAGCGGGTTCTGATTCGTGAAGATCTCAACGTCCCCATGGACGAGGCTGGCCAGATCGGCGACGACACGCGCATCCGGGCAGCATTGCCGACCTTGCGCGCGGCGTTGGCGGCGGGCGCCAAGGTGATGGTGATGTCGCATCTGGGCCGGCCGAAGGAGGGGGTCTTCGACGAGAAGGCAAGCCTCGCTCCGGTAGCGGCGCACCTTGGCAAACTGCTGGGGCGCGAAGTGCCTCTGGTACGCGACTGGCTGGGGGCCGGCGGCGCGGTGCTCAAGGAGCTCGCCGACGGACAGATCGTGGTGCTGGAAAATGTCCGCTTCAATGCCGGCGAGGGTAAGGACGACGAGACCTTGGCGCGGCAGATGGCGGCCCTGTGCGATGTCTTCGTCATGGATGCCTTCGGCACGGCCCACCGCGCCCAGGCCAGCACCCACGGGGTGGGTTTGTATGCGCCCGTCGCCTGTGCCGGACCGCTTCTGGTCAATGAGCTGGAGGCACTGGGCAAGGCCCTGCAGAATCCCAAGCGGCCTTTGGTGGCCATCGTCGCCGGCTCCAAGGTGTCCACCAAGCTGACCATCCTCAAATCCCTGGCAGAAAAGGTCGACCAGCTGGTGGTGGGCGGTGGCATCGCCAACACGTTCCTGCTCGCCGCCGGGCACGGCATCGGCAAATCGCTGTGCGAGCAGGATCTGGTGGATGAGGCCAAGGCCATCATGGCGGCGGCCAAGGCCAAGGGGGGCGACGTTCCTTTGCCCACGGATGTCGTGGTGGCGAAGGAATTCTCGGCTACGGCTGCGGCGCGCACCTGCGCAGTGGACGCCGTTGGCGCCGATGAGATGATCCTCGACATCGGCCCCGACAGTGCCGCGGCTTTGGGCGAGATCCTGCGCAAGGCCGGGACCATCGTCTGGAATGGCCCGGTGGGGGTATTCGAATTCGATGCCTTCGCCGGCGGCACCCGCGCCATAGCCCAGGCCGTTGCCGAAAGCAGTGCTTTTTCCATCGCTGGCGGCGGCGACACCATCGCCGCCATCCATAAGTTCCACATCCAGGACAAGGTCTCCTACATCAGCACGGGTGGGGGCGCGTTCCTCGAGTTCCTCGAGGGCAAGACCCTGCCGGCGGTGGCCATGCTTGAACAGCGCGCGCGAGGCTGATGCTTGATTCGTCGAACCAAGATCGTTGCCACCCTTGGCCCCGCCAGCTCGGAGGTCGAGGTCATCGACCGGCTGATCGAGGCGGGTGTGGACGTCGTCCGCCTCAACTTTTCTCACGGTACCGCCGAAGATCACGTCCGCCGCGCGGAACTGGTGCGCGAGCGCGCCCGTGCCCACGGTCGGGCGGTGGGCGTGCTTGCCGATCTGCAGGGGCCGAAAATCCGCATTGGCAAGTTTGCCGAGGGTAAGATTCAGCTACGTGAAGGCGACTCCTTCATCCTGGACAGCGCCTGCCAACTGGGCGACCAGGGACGGGTAGGCATCACCTATCCGCAGCTCGTCGGTGATGTGGAGCGGGGTGCCACCCTGTTGCTCAATGACGGCATGATCGTGCTGTGGGTGGACCGGGTACAGGGGACCGAGATCCACACCCGAGTCGTCCAGGGCGGTGAGCTTTCCAATAACAAGGGCATCAATCGCGCGGGCGGCGGGCTCACGGCCCCGGCCCTGACCGACAAGGATCGTGCCGACATCCTCACGGCGGCGCAGTTGGAGGCCGATTATCTGGCCGTGTCCTTTCCGCGCGGCGCGGCGGATATGGACGAGGCGCGTCGCCTCTTTCGCGAGGCCGGTGGTCACGGTGCCCTGGTGGCCAAGATCGAACGGGCGGAGGCGGTGGCCGCCATCGAGGAAATCCTCGCGGTTTCCGAAGTGGTCATGGTGGCTCGCGGAGATCTTGGCGTGGAGATCGGCGACGCCGCGGTACCACCGGTGCAGAAGCGGATCATTGCCCTGGCCCAGAAATATGGTCGGGTCACCATCACCGCAACACAGATGATGGAGTCCATGATCCACCAGCCCATCCCCACCCGGGCCGAGGTCTCGGACGTGGCCAATGCCGTGCTGGACGGCACCGACGCCGTCATGCTGTCGGCGGAGACGGCGAGCGGTGCCTTCCCGGTGGAGGCCGTCGCCGCCATGGCGCGAACCTGTCTTGAGGTGGAACGGCAGATGCCCTGCGGCGGGACCTCGCCGGTGCCGGATCAGGCCCTGCAACGGGTGGACGAGACCATTGCCGCGGCGGCCATTCTCGCCACCCAGAGGGCCCCCATCGCCGCCATCGCGGCTTTCACCGAGAGTGGCTCCACTGCCCTGTGGCTCTCCCGGGCCCAGCCCCGGGTACCCATTTATGCCCTGACACCCCAGGTGTACACCCGGCGACGGGTGACCCTCTATCGCGGTGTCTACCCGGTGAACTTCCCCCAGAGTCGCCACGACGATCCGGCCCAGGTCATGCGCGCGGCGGAGGATGAGCTGCGTCGGCGCGGCGTCGTGCGCGAGGGCGATCTCATTCTCATCACCATTGGCGAGCCCATCGGCGCCCCTGGTGGTACCAATACCCTCAAGATCGTGCGTATTGGCGGGCCGCAGCGTGCATGACCGCCGGCGCGCGGTGGGCGGCTTGCAGGCCGTCGAGGCCCTTGGTTAGCATAGGGATGAGACTCATTTCCCAATCCACCACAGCATCGAGGTAAGCACTATGGCACTCGTTTCCATGCGTCAACTCCTGGATCATGCCGCCGAGCACGGTTATGGCATTCCGGCCTTCAACGTCAACAATCTGGAGCAGGTCCGCGCCATCATGGAGGCGGCGGCGGCCACGGACGCCCCGGTCATCCTGCAGGCTTCGGCCGGCGCCCGTAAGTACGCCGGCGAGCCTTTTTTGCGCCACCTGATCCTGGCCGCCATCGAAGAGTATCCCGACATCCCCGTCGTTCTCCACCAGGATCATGGCGCCAGCCCAGCCGTCTGCATCCAGGCCATCCGCTCCGGTTTCTCCAGCGTGATGATGGACGGCTCCCTGATGGAAGATGCCAAAACCCCCGCTAGCTACGACTACAACGTCACGGTCACGGCCAAGGTCGTGGAAATGGCCCATGCCGTTGGCGTGACGGTGGAGGGGGAATTGGGTTGTCTCGGTTCCCTGGAGACGGGCATGGCCGGTGAGGAGGATGGTGTCGGCGCGGAAGGCTGCCTGAGCCACGACCAGCTGCTGACGGATCCGGAAGAGGCGGCGCAGTTCGTCAAGGCTACCAAGGTGGACGCTCTGGCCATTGCCATCGGCACCAGTCACGGCGCCTACAAGTTCACCCAGCCGCCCACGGGTAAGGTCCTGCGCATCGATCGGGTGAAGGAGATCCACGCCCGTATTCCGGACACCCACCTGGTCATGCACGGCTCCAGCTCCGTTCCCCAGGAGTGGCTCAAGGTCATCCATGAGTTTGGTGGCGACATCGGTGAGACCTACGGCGTCCCGGTGGAGGAGATTCAAGAGGGCATCAAGCACGGTGTGCGCAAGGTCAATATCGATACGGACTTGCGCCTGGCGGCGACGGGTGCGGTGCGCAAGAGCCTGTACACCAATCCGAAAAACTTCGATCCGCGCAAGTTCCTGCAGGCATCCCTCGACGCCATGCGCGATATCTGCAAGCAGCGCTACGAAGCCTTTGGCACCGCCGGCCACGCCAGCAAGATCAAGGTGATCCCCCTGGATACCATGGTCAAGCGCTACACCAAGGGCGAGCTGGATCCGCGCGTCACCGGCGTCTGAGCGCATAGCTCTCCATCGTGGGAGGGGTTCGCCCCTCCCTTTGTCTCCCGGGAGACCAGAAATGTCCCAATTCAAGATTTCCCCCTCCATCCTGTCGGCGGATTTCGCCCGTCTTGGGGAGGAGGTTCGGGCCGTGGACGAGGCGGGGGCGGACTACATCCACGTCGATGTCATGGACAACCACTTCGTGCCCAATCTCACCATTGGCCCGGTGGTGGTGCAGGCCATTCGTCCCCATACCCAGAAGCCCCTGGACGTCCACCTGATGATCACGCCCGTGGACGCCATCATTCCCGAGTTCGCCAAGGCCGGTGCCAACATCATCACCGTCCATCCCGAGGCGACCATCCACCTGGATCGCAGCATCCAGCTCATCAAGAGCCTGGGTTGCAAGGCCGGCGTTTCCCTCAATCCCGCCACGCCGCTGTCGGTGCTGGATTACATTCTGGAGAGCATCGATCTCGTCCTCGTCATGAGCGTGAACCCGGGGTTCGGCGGGCAGAGCTTCATCGACTACAGCCTGCGCAAGATCGAGGCCATTCGCAAACGTATCGATGCCACCGGCAAAGCCATCGAGCTGGAGGTGGACGGTGGCGTGAAGGTGGACAACGTCCGCCGCGTGGCCGATGCCGGTGCCGACGTCTTTGTGGCCGGGAGTGCCATCTACAACACCCCCGATTACCGGGCGACCATTGCCGCTTTCCGTAGCGCTCTGGGATAAGCCGCGAAGATGACGACCACAGGCAAGCGCTTTCGGGCGAAGGTCGTCCTGCTGGATCTGGACGGCACCCTCGTGGACACCGCGCCGGATCTCGCTGCCGCAGCCAATCACGTGCTGCGCAAGCTCGGCAGAGAGCCGGCCGAGATGCCGGTGATTCGCGGCTTCATCGGCAATGGCGTGCGCGAGTTGATGCGGCGCGCCCTGTGTCTCACCAGGGCTCCCACGGAGGCGGAGTTGGACGAAGCCATGGTGGACTTCGGCGCCTACTACGCCGCCCACCTCACGGACCACAGCCGCGTTTACCCGGGGGTCGCCGAGACGCTGGAGGCCCTCAAGGCCCAGGATCGGCGCATCGTCTGCATTACCAACAAGGCCGGTACCTTCACCGAGCCGCTTCTGGATACCCTCGGTCTGCGCCCACACTTCGATCTCGTGCTTTCGGGCGATAGCCTGCCGCGCAAGAAGCCCGATCCCTTGCCGCTGACCCACGCCGCGACGCATTTTGGGGTGCAGCCGGAAACCGCCCTGCTGGTGGGCGACTCGCGCAACGACACCGAGGCCGCCCGGGCCGCGGGAATGCCCGTGGCCTGCGTCACCTACGGTTACCACGGCGACCAGCCCGTGGCCGAACTGCAGCCGGACGCCCTTCTGGACAACCTTCTCGAGTTGTTGGATATTCTCGAGCACACGCCGCACGAGCGGGATTTCGGAAAGGTCTGACGTGTACGGGAAGCGCACAGTTCACACCGCGATGGGACGATGGTGCTGCCACTGACCGGCAGTGTCGTCCGTCCATTCCCCATCGTGAGGTGTAACCCGTGATTTCCGAAGCCCATTTTCATGCCTTGGCAAAGCAAGGCTACAATCGCATCCCCTTGGTCCGCGAGGTTTTGGCCGACCTCGACACGCCCTTGTCGGCCTATCTCAAGGTCGTTCGCGGTCCCTTCGCGTATCTCTTTGAATCCGTCCAGGGCGGTGAGCAGTGGGGGCGTTATTCCATCATCGGGCTACCGGCCCGGGAACGCCTGGAGGTGCGGGCGGGCGAGGTCCAGGTCTTTGTGGACGATACCCTCACGGAGCGTTGCCGTCCCGCGGACCCACTGGACTGGATCCGCGCCTATCACCGACGCTTTCGTGTGCCCCAGAGCGAGGATGTGGCGGGACGCTTTGCGGGTGGGCTGGTGGGCTATTTTGGCTTTGATACGGTGCGTTACATCGAGCCGCGCCTGCAGCGCGC from Acidithiobacillus caldus ATCC 51756 carries:
- the gap gene encoding type I glyceraldehyde-3-phosphate dehydrogenase, whose protein sequence is MALRIGINGYGRIGRNILRAVYEAERQNEIQIVAINDLGSPETNAHLTQYDSVHGRFPFPVSVEGQEMLVGKDRVRVLAERDPSKLPWGDLGVDVVLECTGIFTTREKASLHIQGGAKKVLISAPAKDPVDLTVVYGVNHHLLDPAKHQIVSNGSCTTNCLAPLAKTLNDLTPIVGGTMNTIHSMTNDQRIIDVYHSDLRRARAASMSMIPTSTGAAKAIGLVLPELEGKLDGFAIRVPTTNVSIVDLTCLVEREVSVADIHAAMKAASEGALKGVFAYNDKPLVSIDFNHSPASSTYESSLTKVKGKLVKVCSWYDNEWGFSNRMIDTALAMMGVKR
- a CDS encoding phosphoglycerate kinase, coding for MNVLRMTDLDLKGKRVLIREDLNVPMDEAGQIGDDTRIRAALPTLRAALAAGAKVMVMSHLGRPKEGVFDEKASLAPVAAHLGKLLGREVPLVRDWLGAGGAVLKELADGQIVVLENVRFNAGEGKDDETLARQMAALCDVFVMDAFGTAHRAQASTHGVGLYAPVACAGPLLVNELEALGKALQNPKRPLVAIVAGSKVSTKLTILKSLAEKVDQLVVGGGIANTFLLAAGHGIGKSLCEQDLVDEAKAIMAAAKAKGGDVPLPTDVVVAKEFSATAAARTCAVDAVGADEMILDIGPDSAAALGEILRKAGTIVWNGPVGVFEFDAFAGGTRAIAQAVAESSAFSIAGGGDTIAAIHKFHIQDKVSYISTGGGAFLEFLEGKTLPAVAMLEQRARG
- the pyk gene encoding pyruvate kinase → MIRRTKIVATLGPASSEVEVIDRLIEAGVDVVRLNFSHGTAEDHVRRAELVRERARAHGRAVGVLADLQGPKIRIGKFAEGKIQLREGDSFILDSACQLGDQGRVGITYPQLVGDVERGATLLLNDGMIVLWVDRVQGTEIHTRVVQGGELSNNKGINRAGGGLTAPALTDKDRADILTAAQLEADYLAVSFPRGAADMDEARRLFREAGGHGALVAKIERAEAVAAIEEILAVSEVVMVARGDLGVEIGDAAVPPVQKRIIALAQKYGRVTITATQMMESMIHQPIPTRAEVSDVANAVLDGTDAVMLSAETASGAFPVEAVAAMARTCLEVERQMPCGGTSPVPDQALQRVDETIAAAAILATQRAPIAAIAAFTESGSTALWLSRAQPRVPIYALTPQVYTRRRVTLYRGVYPVNFPQSRHDDPAQVMRAAEDELRRRGVVREGDLILITIGEPIGAPGGTNTLKIVRIGGPQRA
- the fba gene encoding class II fructose-bisphosphate aldolase (catalyzes the reversible aldol condensation of dihydroxyacetonephosphate and glyceraldehyde 3-phosphate in the Calvin cycle, glycolysis, and/or gluconeogenesis), giving the protein MALVSMRQLLDHAAEHGYGIPAFNVNNLEQVRAIMEAAAATDAPVILQASAGARKYAGEPFLRHLILAAIEEYPDIPVVLHQDHGASPAVCIQAIRSGFSSVMMDGSLMEDAKTPASYDYNVTVTAKVVEMAHAVGVTVEGELGCLGSLETGMAGEEDGVGAEGCLSHDQLLTDPEEAAQFVKATKVDALAIAIGTSHGAYKFTQPPTGKVLRIDRVKEIHARIPDTHLVMHGSSSVPQEWLKVIHEFGGDIGETYGVPVEEIQEGIKHGVRKVNIDTDLRLAATGAVRKSLYTNPKNFDPRKFLQASLDAMRDICKQRYEAFGTAGHASKIKVIPLDTMVKRYTKGELDPRVTGV
- the rpe gene encoding ribulose-phosphate 3-epimerase, coding for MSQFKISPSILSADFARLGEEVRAVDEAGADYIHVDVMDNHFVPNLTIGPVVVQAIRPHTQKPLDVHLMITPVDAIIPEFAKAGANIITVHPEATIHLDRSIQLIKSLGCKAGVSLNPATPLSVLDYILESIDLVLVMSVNPGFGGQSFIDYSLRKIEAIRKRIDATGKAIELEVDGGVKVDNVRRVADAGADVFVAGSAIYNTPDYRATIAAFRSALG
- a CDS encoding phosphoglycolate phosphatase is translated as MTTTGKRFRAKVVLLDLDGTLVDTAPDLAAAANHVLRKLGREPAEMPVIRGFIGNGVRELMRRALCLTRAPTEAELDEAMVDFGAYYAAHLTDHSRVYPGVAETLEALKAQDRRIVCITNKAGTFTEPLLDTLGLRPHFDLVLSGDSLPRKKPDPLPLTHAATHFGVQPETALLVGDSRNDTEAARAAGMPVACVTYGYHGDQPVAELQPDALLDNLLELLDILEHTPHERDFGKV